In a single window of the Pedococcus dokdonensis genome:
- a CDS encoding ATP-binding protein, whose product MTDVEHWLLAPDLTAPRHARRVLREWAARRGTAISDPHTVALVATELVTNAVLHARGPVGLSISIDNQNITLRVTDAGNGHLRPSPGDDGAPTGRGLTIVRALAVDWGVHRRPGGKTVWARVPLG is encoded by the coding sequence GTGACCGACGTCGAGCACTGGCTGCTCGCACCGGATCTCACGGCGCCTCGCCATGCCCGGCGAGTGTTGCGTGAGTGGGCCGCGCGACGCGGCACAGCGATCAGCGACCCCCACACCGTGGCGCTGGTGGCGACAGAGCTGGTGACCAACGCCGTGCTGCATGCTCGAGGACCAGTCGGGCTGAGCATCTCCATCGACAACCAGAACATCACGCTGCGAGTCACCGACGCCGGAAATGGACACCTGCGACCCAGCCCCGGGGACGACGGTGCACCGACTGGTCGGGGGCTGACCATCGTCCGGGCCCTCGCGGTGGACTGGGGCGTCCACCGCCGGCCCGGCGGCAAGACCGTCTGGGCGCGGGTGCCCCTCGGCTGA
- a CDS encoding ABC transporter ATP-binding protein yields the protein MSRGSDAGQGPAVRLGGLTKRYGRNRGVESLTLEVARGEVLGFLGPNGAGKSTTIRLVMGLSRPNAGSVQVLGGSPREVAVRRRIGYLPGELRLFPALSGRDLLDRLAHIHGGVSAVDIDSLAARLGAELDRPLRALSKGNRQKIGLVLAFMHRPELLVLDEPTSGLDPLLQDEFARLIRERVADGATVFLSSHDLDEVERVVDRVAIIREGRLVAVDTVSGLRERAPRVVQLHLDHVPAQAVLAAIPGVRVIDRRGDGVSLEVNGSMAPLLRAIGDMGATDLVARPAGLDEIFRAFYRGTDVDEGPLAS from the coding sequence GTGAGCCGGGGGTCGGATGCGGGCCAAGGGCCAGCCGTACGCCTCGGCGGGCTGACCAAGCGCTACGGCCGCAACCGGGGCGTGGAGTCCCTCACCCTCGAGGTGGCCCGAGGCGAGGTGCTCGGCTTCCTCGGCCCGAACGGTGCGGGGAAGTCCACGACCATCCGGCTGGTCATGGGGCTGTCGCGTCCGAACGCAGGCTCCGTGCAGGTGTTGGGCGGCAGCCCTCGCGAGGTGGCGGTGCGGAGGCGGATCGGCTACCTCCCCGGTGAGCTACGGCTGTTTCCAGCCCTGTCCGGCCGTGACCTGCTGGACCGCCTGGCGCACATCCACGGAGGCGTGTCCGCCGTCGACATCGACAGCCTCGCCGCGCGCCTCGGTGCCGAGCTCGACCGACCCCTGCGAGCACTGTCCAAGGGCAACCGGCAGAAGATCGGACTCGTCCTGGCGTTCATGCACCGTCCCGAGCTGCTCGTCCTCGACGAGCCGACCTCCGGGCTGGACCCGCTGCTGCAGGACGAGTTCGCCCGGCTCATCCGCGAGCGGGTCGCCGACGGCGCGACGGTGTTCCTGTCCTCGCACGACCTCGATGAGGTGGAGCGCGTCGTCGACCGGGTAGCCATCATCCGTGAGGGACGACTTGTCGCCGTCGACACCGTGAGCGGTCTTCGCGAACGCGCCCCGCGGGTCGTGCAGCTCCACCTCGACCACGTGCCGGCGCAGGCAGTGCTCGCGGCCATTCCCGGCGTTCGGGTCATTGACCGGCGGGGCGACGGGGTGAGCCTCGAGGTCAACGGTTCAATGGCCCCGCTCCTGCGGGCCATCGGCGACATGGGCGCCACCGACCTCGTCGCGCGCCCGGCCGGTCTGGACGAGATCTTCCGGGCCTTCTATCGAGGGACGGACGTGGACGAGGGACCCCTTGCGAGCTGA
- a CDS encoding MarR family winged helix-turn-helix transcriptional regulator, translating into MPQPLDRSDLDDLVTALLTASRVLVGVSARSLAEVQDDVTVTQFRLLVVLRGHGETRLNRLADRLGVTPSTALRSVDRLIASDLVTRRENTQDRREVVIELTPRGRRVVDHVTERRREAIRVIVEAMPREQARRLVEALSTFAEAADEPTAALDAANALGW; encoded by the coding sequence ATGCCGCAGCCGCTGGACCGATCTGATCTCGACGATCTCGTCACGGCCCTGTTGACGGCCTCGCGGGTGCTTGTGGGGGTTTCGGCGCGGTCGCTGGCGGAGGTGCAGGACGACGTCACGGTGACCCAGTTCAGGCTGCTGGTCGTGCTGCGCGGCCATGGTGAGACCCGGCTGAATCGTCTGGCGGACCGTCTGGGGGTGACCCCTTCGACGGCGTTGCGCAGTGTCGACCGGCTGATCGCCTCGGACCTGGTCACGCGGCGTGAGAACACCCAGGACCGCCGCGAAGTGGTGATCGAGTTGACACCCCGGGGCCGCCGCGTGGTCGACCACGTCACCGAACGTCGCCGCGAGGCCATCCGCGTGATCGTCGAGGCCATGCCTCGTGAGCAGGCACGTCGACTGGTCGAAGCACTGAGCACCTTCGCCGAGGCCGCTGATGAACCGACTGCCGCTCTGGATGCGGCCAACGCGCTGGGGTGGTGA
- a CDS encoding ABC transporter permease codes for MRAELMRLDLRLRRRSLWACALGFGAYAVLIVLLYPSFRGDRSLDRLAEGNPTMAALFGLSGSLTSPAGWLNANLYANVVPLFALLLSIGYGAAAVAGQNEEEHLGLIAALPVSRTSLMLQKQAALAVVSIPVAGVTYVAVLAGRTVGLRLAVAPLTSASAGVVLLAYDFGVLALALGCLTGSRGLSLGVASALAAASYLMSSLAGVVDWLHDLRHLSPIYWSVGQDQIVKGLAPGSFAALVIAGVLLSSVAVWAFRRLDLR; via the coding sequence TTGCGAGCTGAGTTGATGCGGTTGGACCTGCGGCTGCGCCGACGCAGCCTGTGGGCCTGTGCCCTCGGCTTCGGTGCGTATGCCGTGCTCATCGTTCTCCTGTACCCGTCCTTCCGCGGGGACCGTTCACTGGACCGGCTGGCGGAGGGCAACCCGACGATGGCCGCCCTCTTCGGGCTGTCGGGGTCCCTGACCTCCCCAGCCGGCTGGCTCAACGCAAACCTCTATGCCAACGTGGTGCCGTTGTTCGCCCTGCTGCTGTCGATCGGTTACGGAGCTGCCGCGGTCGCCGGACAGAACGAGGAGGAGCATCTCGGCCTGATCGCAGCCCTCCCGGTCTCACGGACATCCTTGATGCTCCAGAAACAGGCCGCGCTGGCCGTGGTCTCGATCCCCGTCGCAGGGGTGACGTACGTGGCAGTGCTCGCGGGGCGGACGGTTGGACTCCGGTTGGCGGTCGCGCCGCTGACGAGCGCTTCGGCCGGGGTTGTCCTCCTGGCCTACGACTTCGGTGTCCTGGCGCTCGCGTTGGGCTGCTTGACCGGGAGCCGCGGCCTCTCCCTCGGTGTCGCGTCGGCGCTTGCCGCTGCGTCGTACCTGATGAGCTCGCTCGCCGGGGTCGTTGACTGGTTGCACGACCTACGCCACCTCTCGCCCATCTACTGGTCGGTGGGGCAGGACCAGATCGTGAAGGGACTGGCGCCCGGGTCCTTCGCCGCGCTCGTCATCGCAGGTGTCCTGCTCAGCTCAGTCGCGGTGTGGGCGTTCCGCCGACTCGACCTCCGGTGA